The Acidobacteriota bacterium region CTCGTCGAGGCCGAGGGTACAGGCCGCGGCGTCGTCCGTCGGCGGCATCAGCAGCGCCGGGCGATCCGAGAAGCCGACCACGAAACAGCGATCACCAGGCTTCAGGACACGATCGATGAACTCCTTGCCGGCCTGCTGTGCCTGGCCGATGGAGGGCACCATCGAGCCCGAGGTGTCGATCACCACGCCCACCGACAGCGGTAGGTTGGCCACCTGCTCGAACTTGCTGATCTCCTGCCGGCGACCGTCTTCGAAAACCTCGAAGTCGTCTTGCTGTAGGCCGCTCACCGGCCGCCCCGAGCGGTCGAGGACGGCGGCGTAGAGCTCGACCAGATTGACCTCCACCTCTTCGACGAAGTCCGGGGCATTGACGAACCGCACCGCCTCGGCCGAGCGACCGTCGTCGAGGGTCGCCGTCGCCGAGATGTAGGTCAGCGTTCCTTCCGACGGCGGCGGCACGAAGACCTGGGCGATCCAGGGTGGGCTGCTGAGGGTGGCGATCAACTCATCGCCAAGGCGAATCTCCACCGACTCCACCCGCCGCGCTTCGGGCACCACCACCTCGGCCCGCACCTCCACCGGACCGGATCCCACGAAACCGCGCTTGGGGCTCACCAGCCGGACCGCGAAGGCACCGCGAATCTGATTGACCAGCACCTCGTCGAAGGCCACCAATTCGCCCTCGGCGTCGTAGCCCTCGGCGCGCACCACCTGCTCTTTGGGCACCTCCGACAGGCGAATCTCGACTCCGAAGGGCGGCCGGCTGCGGGTCAGTTGAGCCTCCCCGTCGACGAAGAAGGTGACCTTGCGAATGCGCTCACCGGTGACCAGCGCCTCGGTGCGCCACAGCCCCACCATCACCTCCTGCTCCGGAGGCGTCAGCAGCAGGCTGTCCTTGCCCCCCAGCACCTTGCCGGCGGGCAGCAGTTGGATAGCGCCATCGAGCTCCGGCTCGTCGACCTTCTCGGGCGCCTTGGGCACCCGGAATCCGGCCGACAGATCGGCTTCCCGCAAGCTCACCTCGTCCTGGATTCGCAGTCTCAGCAGATAAGTGCGATCGGCTCGCAGAGCGCGCTCGAGCACCAGGATGACCGGCACGTCGGCGCTCGGCTCGGTCTGCCGGAAGCGAAAGCGGAAGGTGTCGAAGGGCTCGCCATCGCGTTCGATCACGCCCTGCACCACCAGGCGAAGCTCCGGCACCTCGCCGTCCGTCGCCACTTCGATGCCGGAGGACACCGGCAGGGTCACCCGCGCCCGGGCCAGCAGGCGCTGGCCGGCACGCTTCGGGAAGGACATCGTCAAGCCCTCCGTCCCGAGGCGGTCCGGCAGCTCCGGCAGCACCGTCGCGGCGGCCGCCGCCGACCAACCGGCGAGGTCCGTCGGCGGCTCGAGGAAGCGGGTGAACTCGGCGGCCAGGGGACGATCCTCCTGATAGTCGAGGAGCGCCTTGATGCCGGTGATGCGATCGATGCGCTTGCCGGGCTTGCAGGCTCTGAGGTCGAGGCGCAGGCGGTTGACGTTGGCCCCGTAGTCGTAGAGCTCCTGGAGGAAGTTTTCCATATCCGGCTGGTAGAGGGCGCGCTTCGAATCGAGCGGCAACCACATCTTGTAGGCCGCGTCGGGCTTCGGTTGGTAGACGATCACGCTCCCGGGGAGGGCGCCAGGCCAACCGGGACGGCCTTCCCAGGTCCAGATCTCGATCGGCCGAAAGGCGACCCCGCACTCCACCACCTCGCGCTGCAGCGGCGGACCGTTGAGGAACAGCAGCTCGGAGCGGATGTCACGGGGCGACAGAAACTCCGCGCGCACCAACTGACGACGTCGCTCGATGCCCTCGGCGAGCTCGTTCAAGGAGGTCGACGGATCGGGATCGCGGGACAGGAAGGTCAGCATTTCCTGCTCGCGCGCCTCGGGATCCATCGTCACCAGCCGCTCGCGCTTCTCGGCGCCGAGCAGCAGAGCGGGCCCGCCGAGGAAGAACTCGCGCTGGGAGTCGCTCCACAGCTCGGCCTCGGAAGCGGTCGTCGGAGCTGAACCGGCGAAAAGGGAAACCGCGATCAACAACAGGGGCAACAGAATCTTCGGTCGCTTCATGGAGCACCTCACCGGGAGAAAACCGAATGCAGGGTCGAACCCGACGGCGGAGGGAGAGGGCCCTCGCCGAACTCCTGTCCACCGAGCTCGGGCTGCCCTCGGTGGATAGGTACGGCGCCACCGCCGGGCTGGGTTGTCGAGGTTAACAGGCTCGCCGGAGCCACCGAATGGAGGAGCGACGAGGAGACGGTTCCGGGCGAGCGTCCCCTGCAGTACACTCCCCGCCGGGAGGTGACATGGCGCAATTTCGACGCAACGAGGCGATCCGCGACTGGGAGTCCGGAGACGGGGTTCAGGGCTTTGCCCTGGTGACCAAGAAGGAGGTTCGCCAGGACCGCAACAACCGCACCTTCGTCGACCTCGAGATCGCTGATGAAACGGGCACCATGGCGGGCAAGATCTGGAGCGACAGCCCGGCCCTCGAAGGCGACTTCGATGCCCATGATTTCGTCGCCTTCCGCGGCCTGGTCAAGCTCTACCGCGACCAGCTCCAGCTCACCATCGACGAGTGCCGGCGGGCCACCGAGGAGGATCGCCGCTACGGCTTCGACGAGAGCAAGCTGGTGCCTTCGACGCACGAAGACATCGACCAGCTCTATCAAACCTTGGAGACCCTCCTCGGCAGTCTCGAAAGGCCGATCCTGGCGCGCTTGGCGAGCGAGACCCTCGCGGTCTACGGTGAGCGACTGCGAGTCCACCCGGCAGCCAAGGTCATGCACCACGCCTACCGCGGAGGCCTGCTCGAGCACGTCGTGTCGATGGCCGAGCTGGCCGACCAGGTGAGCGCCCACTACGGCGACCTCGATCGCGACCTGCTGCTCCTCGGAGTGTTGTTCCACGATCTCGGCAAGCTCGACGAGCTCGGCGCCATGCCGGCCAACGACTACACCCTGGAAGGGCGCCTGATCGGTCACGTCGTCATCGGCCGCGACATGGTGCGCGAGCGCTGCGCCGCCATCGCCGACTTCCCGGCCGACCTGCAGATCCAGCTCGAGCACCTGGTGCTGGCTCACCAGGGCCGCAAGGAGTACTCGTCGCCGGTCGAGCCAACCACGCCGGAAGCTCTGGTCCTGCACTTCATCGACGACCTCGACTCGAAGCTCAATCAGTTCATTCGCCACCGCGCCGAGGGCACCGGCATGGTGTGGCATCGCGGCCTGGGACGTCACGTCTACCTTCCGGAGGTCGACGCCAAGGGGACCGCCGAAGGGGAGCCGCCGAAGACCGCCGAAGAAGCCCCCGTGGAGCCGCCGCAGGAATCCACCGAGGCCGCGCCGACCCCTCAGCCGGCGAGCCTGTTCGACGAGCCCGCGGGCGACGACTGAAGACTTTCGAGGACCGCCGCGAGGCGCTCCCCGCCGTGGCCCGGCGCAACCTCGAAACGCCACCGGGAGGACCCTCCCGCCGACACCTCGAAGCGCCACCCACCGCTCTCCGCCACCTGGCCGGTCACCCGCTCGCCCGACCGCCAGGTGACCGATCGCCGACCGCCGGCGTCCCACGCGAGCAGCCGCCGATCGGTCACCAGCACCGCGCTGGTGCCGCTCAGCTCGCGGCTGCG contains the following coding sequences:
- a CDS encoding VWA domain-containing protein encodes the protein MKRPKILLPLLLIAVSLFAGSAPTTASEAELWSDSQREFFLGGPALLLGAEKRERLVTMDPEAREQEMLTFLSRDPDPSTSLNELAEGIERRRQLVRAEFLSPRDIRSELLFLNGPPLQREVVECGVAFRPIEIWTWEGRPGWPGALPGSVIVYQPKPDAAYKMWLPLDSKRALYQPDMENFLQELYDYGANVNRLRLDLRACKPGKRIDRITGIKALLDYQEDRPLAAEFTRFLEPPTDLAGWSAAAAATVLPELPDRLGTEGLTMSFPKRAGQRLLARARVTLPVSSGIEVATDGEVPELRLVVQGVIERDGEPFDTFRFRFRQTEPSADVPVILVLERALRADRTYLLRLRIQDEVSLREADLSAGFRVPKAPEKVDEPELDGAIQLLPAGKVLGGKDSLLLTPPEQEVMVGLWRTEALVTGERIRKVTFFVDGEAQLTRSRPPFGVEIRLSEVPKEQVVRAEGYDAEGELVAFDEVLVNQIRGAFAVRLVSPKRGFVGSGPVEVRAEVVVPEARRVESVEIRLGDELIATLSSPPWIAQVFVPPPSEGTLTYISATATLDDGRSAEAVRFVNAPDFVEEVEVNLVELYAAVLDRSGRPVSGLQQDDFEVFEDGRRQEISKFEQVANLPLSVGVVIDTSGSMVPSIGQAQQAGKEFIDRVLKPGDRCFVVGFSDRPALLMPPTDDAAACTLGLDELTAFGATALHDAIVSSLYYFRGIRGQKALVLLSDGDDTASSIAFPPAAEYARRSGVAIYTIGLQVGALNVNIRQKLGKLAEETGGRSFFVRNAEELDEVYGEIEEELRSRYLVAYASDNTTVEEGEFREVELKMKRRGLKARTMRGYSP
- a CDS encoding HD domain-containing protein, with protein sequence MAQFRRNEAIRDWESGDGVQGFALVTKKEVRQDRNNRTFVDLEIADETGTMAGKIWSDSPALEGDFDAHDFVAFRGLVKLYRDQLQLTIDECRRATEEDRRYGFDESKLVPSTHEDIDQLYQTLETLLGSLERPILARLASETLAVYGERLRVHPAAKVMHHAYRGGLLEHVVSMAELADQVSAHYGDLDRDLLLLGVLFHDLGKLDELGAMPANDYTLEGRLIGHVVIGRDMVRERCAAIADFPADLQIQLEHLVLAHQGRKEYSSPVEPTTPEALVLHFIDDLDSKLNQFIRHRAEGTGMVWHRGLGRHVYLPEVDAKGTAEGEPPKTAEEAPVEPPQESTEAAPTPQPASLFDEPAGDD